A single Thermaerobacter sp. FW80 DNA region contains:
- a CDS encoding adenylosuccinate synthase → MSTVVIVGAQWGDEGKGKITDYLAERADVVVRYQGGANAGHTVVVGDTEYRLHLIPSGILHGKRCVIGNGVVLDPAVFLREVEYLEERGHAVDAIAVSGAAHVIMPYHKRLDELEEAGRGEDRIGTTRQGIGPAYRDKAARTGIRVEDLLDEAQFRRLLRRNLDQVNRVLERVYGVEGYDYEQVLEEYLGYAERLRPFVTDTWKLINDAIDAGQRVLFEGAQGTMLDLDHGTYPYVTSSYPTAAGACIGSGVGPTRIDQVIGVAKAYTSRVGDGPFPTELLDETGEWIRRRGHEYGTTTGRPRRCGWLDAVVLRYAARVSGMTGLAITRLDTLGGLERVRICVAYELDGRRVEDMPTGALKLARCRPVYEELPGWPADLSGLTRWEDLPAEARRYLERIAELVGVPVVLVSVGRERAQTMGLREVFVPRPR, encoded by the coding sequence ATGTCCACGGTGGTCATCGTCGGCGCCCAGTGGGGCGACGAGGGCAAGGGCAAGATCACCGACTACCTGGCGGAACGAGCCGATGTGGTCGTGCGCTACCAGGGGGGGGCCAACGCGGGCCACACCGTGGTGGTGGGCGACACCGAGTACCGGCTCCACCTGATCCCCTCCGGCATCCTCCACGGCAAGCGCTGCGTGATCGGCAACGGCGTGGTGCTGGATCCGGCCGTGTTCCTCCGCGAGGTCGAGTATCTGGAAGAACGCGGCCACGCCGTGGACGCCATCGCGGTCAGCGGCGCGGCGCACGTCATCATGCCCTACCACAAGCGCCTGGACGAGCTGGAGGAAGCGGGTCGGGGCGAGGATCGCATCGGCACCACCCGCCAGGGCATCGGCCCGGCCTACCGGGACAAGGCCGCGCGCACGGGGATCCGGGTGGAGGACCTGCTGGACGAGGCCCAGTTCCGTCGCCTGCTGCGCCGTAACCTCGATCAGGTGAACCGCGTGCTCGAGCGCGTCTACGGCGTCGAGGGCTACGACTACGAGCAGGTGTTGGAGGAGTACCTCGGCTACGCCGAGCGCCTGCGGCCCTTCGTGACGGACACCTGGAAGCTGATCAACGACGCCATCGACGCCGGGCAGCGGGTGCTGTTCGAGGGCGCGCAGGGCACGATGCTGGACCTGGACCACGGGACCTACCCGTACGTCACCTCCTCGTACCCGACGGCCGCCGGCGCGTGCATCGGCTCCGGCGTCGGTCCCACGCGCATCGACCAGGTGATCGGCGTCGCCAAGGCGTACACCTCCCGGGTGGGCGATGGCCCCTTTCCCACCGAGCTGCTGGACGAGACGGGCGAGTGGATCCGCCGGCGCGGCCACGAATACGGCACCACCACCGGACGGCCCCGCCGCTGCGGGTGGCTGGACGCCGTCGTGTTGCGGTACGCCGCCCGGGTCTCGGGGATGACGGGCCTCGCCATCACGCGGCTGGATACCCTGGGCGGCCTGGAGAGGGTACGGATCTGCGTCGCGTACGAGCTGGACGGCCGGCGCGTGGAGGACATGCCCACCGGCGCCCTGAAGCTCGCCCGGTGTCGTCCGGTCTACGAGGAGTTGCCCGGATGGCCCGCCGACCTCTCCGGCCTGACCCGGTGGGAGGACCTGCCGGCCGAGGCGCGCCGGTACCTGGAACGCATCGCGGAGCTGGTGGGCGTGCCGGTGGTGCTGGTCTCCGTCGGGCGCGAGCGGGCTCA